In the Athene noctua chromosome 25, bAthNoc1.hap1.1, whole genome shotgun sequence genome, one interval contains:
- the LOC141970460 gene encoding G protein-activated inward rectifier potassium channel 1-like isoform X2, producing the protein MSTVRRKFGDEYQAVGPARSGTRRERQRFVDKNGRCNVQHGNLGGESSRYLSDLFTTLVDLKWRWNLLIFLLTYTVAWLVMASMWWGIAYLRGDLHRAHDDTYSPCVANVYNFPSAFLFFIETEATIGYGHRYITERCPEGIVLFLFQSLLGSIVDAFLIGCMFIKMSQPKKRAETLMFSHAAVVSQRDGKLCLMFRVGNLRNSHMVSAQIRCKLIKE; encoded by the coding sequence ATGTCAACTGTGCGCAGGAAGTTTGGGGACGAGTACCAGGCGGTGGGCCCGGCTCGCAGCGGCACCCGCAGAGAGCGGCAGCGCTTTGTGGACAAGAACGGGCGCTGCAACGTGCAACACGGGAACCTGGGTGGTGAGAGCAGCCGCTACCTGTCCGACCTCTTCACCACACTGGTGGACCTCAAGTGGCGCTGGAACCTGCTCATCTTCCTGCTGACCTACACAGTCGCTTGGCTGGTCATGGCCTCGATGTGGTGGGGCATCGCCTACCTGCGAGGTGACCTGCACCGGGCGCACGATGACACCTACAGTCCGTGTGTGGCCAACGTGTACAActttccttctgccttcctcTTCTTCATAGAGACCGAGGCCACCATTGGCTACGGGCACCGCTACATTACCGAGCGCTGCCCAGAGGGCATAGTGCTCTTCCTTTTCCAGTCACTGCTGGGCTCCATCGTTGATGCGTTCCTCATTGGCTGCATGTTCATCAAGATGTCCCAGCCCAAGAAGCGAGCTGAGACCCTCATGTTCAGCCATGCTGCAGTCGTCTCGCAGCGGGATGGCAAGCTCTGCCTCATGTTCCGTGTCGGCAACCTCCGCAACAGCCATATGGTGTCTGCCCAGATCCGCTGCAAGCTGATCAAG